TCTAGTTGCTTACCCATTCTTCTGAGAACTTCTACGTTCGTGACTCTATCTGTCCACGATATACGGAGTATCCGCCGGTAGCTCCACATTTCAAATGCTTGAAGTCTGGTCTCACATTCCCTATTTAGTGTCCATGCTTCCAACCCATACAAGAGAACAGGGAACACATAACACCTCAAGAGACGGGTCCTAACCCCAATAGACAAGTCACGAGCCGACAGAAGTGTTCTCATTTTTACAAAGGCAGCTCTggccttttcaattctcatttttatttctggcATGTGACTTGCATTGCAGCTGACGCGGGTTCCCAGATAGTTATATGCCTCTACCCGTTCTATCATATCCTGTCCAGCAAAAAGGTGCTCTTGTGGAATTTCATGCTTTGTAATGACcatatactttgtttttttGGCATTTATGTGAGCCCATATTCCTCACTTGTCCTTATCAAATTGCTTAGCATTCTTTGCAGGTCTTCTATGCTTTCAGCCAGGAGtacagtgtcatctgcatagcGGATGTTGTTGATATGGGTACCATTGATGACAATGCCCGCTGCTTCTTCTTCAAGAGCTTTTGCTATGATGAGGAAGGCAACGGACAACCACCTCATTAAAGATACTTTATGTATGTCCTAGTACACTCATCATGGCAGTTGGAATAAATTATCAGTCCGGAGTAAGTCCCCCATTCGGATCTCCGGGGGGGACAATTCTAACAGATGTGGTGGTGGAATCAACAATTTTCAAGAAAAGGATCAGGATAGCGACTTGGAATGTCCAGGGTATGAAAGAATTAGGAAAATCACATAGTGCAATGCAACAAATGAAAAGGCTGGGAGTGAAAATACTTGGCATTAGTGAGACGCACTGGaatggaattgggaaaacagtTGTCCAGGATACCACAATATATCATTCTGGCAGCCCTGATGGAACAAATGAGTACCATGGAGTGGCTATTGCAGTCAGCAATGACATCAACAAGTCTGTAAAACACTTTTTGCCCTTGTCGAATAGAGTTGTACTCTTACAATTGAATGCACATGGAAGGCTTCTCAATATCATTCAAGCTTATGCTCCTACACTTgataaagaagatgaagaggttGAGGAATTCTACAAAGACATCGATTCCGCCTCAAGTTGACGAAGAGCATTGATGTCACCATGATACTGGGGGATTTCAATGCAAAGGTTGGTGGAGGCCCACAGAATGAAGTCATGGGTAAATTTGGACTTGGAGTAAGAAATGACCGTGGTGACAGATTACTAACATTCTGTCAAGAAAACAAGATGGTTCTTGCCAACACCTTTTTCAAGCTGCCAAAAAGACGTCTCTACACCTGGACTTCACCTAGGGATAGGCCAGGTGCAATAATGCGTAATCAGATTGATTACATCACAATTAACCACAGGTTCAGAAACTCAGTTAAGAGTGCGAAAACATACCCTGGAGCCTTTATTGGATCAGACCACAATATTTTGGTTGCAGAAGTTTGCATCAGGTTGAAGAAGCTCATCCAACCAAAGTTGCCAGACCGAATAGATGTCAACAAATTGAAAGATGCATCTACCAGGATTAAAGTTGTCCATGATCTAAATGAGAAACTTGATAATGTCACAGTCAACAAAGATAACCAGGGAATTGAAGCGGCATGGCAGAACATTAAAACAGCAATTCTGgagccatgtaaaaagcatttgAAAAGAATGAAACATAAGAAAGAGAAAGACTGGATGACAGAAGACATCTTGAATCTCATGGA
The genomic region above belongs to Nilaparvata lugens isolate BPH chromosome 5, ASM1435652v1, whole genome shotgun sequence and contains:
- the LOC120351667 gene encoding uncharacterized protein LOC120351667, which gives rise to MILGDFNAKVGGGPQNEVMGKFGLGVRNDRGDRLLTFCQENKMVLANTFFKLPKRRLYTWTSPRDRPGAIMRNQIDYITINHRFRNSVKSAKTYPGAFIGSDHNILVAEVCIRLKKLIQPKLPDRIDVNKLKDASTRIKVVHDLNEKLDNVTVNKDNQGIEAAWQNIKTAILEPCKKHLKRMKHKKEKDWMTEDILNLMETHQRLKASNVGKVEMRKIQNRIRYECRQAKEQWLRQKCVEMEHLQALHDTHNIHKKISELTGRRDQRTHYLLNDVGKIVIDTDEQLKLWEEYIERLFADEREEMANIEETTGPDILKEEVVYAIHNIKKGKAAGPDELPGDVLQLLDERHVAKLTDLFNMIYKSGKLPEDWLKSTLSHFPKNIMQRNVKNTAQSAL